From the genome of Marivivens aquimaris, one region includes:
- a CDS encoding SDR family NAD(P)-dependent oxidoreductase: MGLLDGKYAIVTGGASPRGLGKATAKLFAEHGATVAILDLNAEQAQAAADDLPGSGHVGLACNVTDKAECQAVADELVAKWGAVDILVNNAGITQPLKIMDIQPENYDAVLDVNLRGTLYMSQALIPHFRSRKSGSVVNLSSVSAQRGGGIFGGPHYSAAKAGILGLTKAMARECAPDNVRFNAICPGFIATDITAGKLTDEMRAMVLEGIPMGRAGTADDVAGCALFLASDLSAYCTGSEVDVNGGSLIH, translated from the coding sequence ATGGGACTTCTTGACGGTAAATATGCCATCGTCACTGGCGGGGCTTCCCCGCGTGGTCTGGGCAAAGCGACCGCAAAGCTCTTTGCAGAGCACGGCGCGACTGTCGCTATTCTGGACCTGAACGCCGAGCAGGCGCAGGCCGCTGCCGACGACCTGCCGGGGTCGGGCCACGTTGGTCTGGCGTGCAACGTCACCGATAAAGCTGAATGTCAGGCTGTGGCCGACGAGCTGGTCGCCAAGTGGGGCGCTGTCGATATCCTCGTGAACAACGCTGGCATCACCCAGCCGCTCAAGATCATGGATATCCAGCCGGAAAACTATGACGCGGTTCTCGATGTGAACCTGCGCGGCACTCTCTACATGAGTCAGGCGCTGATCCCGCACTTCCGTTCGCGCAAATCCGGTTCGGTCGTGAACCTGTCGTCGGTTTCGGCGCAGCGCGGTGGCGGAATCTTCGGCGGCCCGCACTACTCGGCAGCCAAGGCCGGTATCCTCGGCCTGACCAAAGCCATGGCCCGCGAATGTGCGCCCGATAACGTGCGCTTCAATGCGATCTGCCCTGGCTTCATCGCGACAGACATCACCGCAGGCAAGCTGACCGACGAGATGCGTGCGATGGTTCTGGAAGGCATCCCGATGGGCCGCGCCGGTACTGCCGATGACGTTGCAGGCTGCGCCCTGTTCCTTGCGTCCGACCTTTCGGCCTACTGCACCGGCTCCGAAGTCGATGTGAACGGCGGCTCGCTGATCCACTAA
- a CDS encoding sugar phosphate isomerase/epimerase family protein: MKLGLGSYAYRWSIGIKDQVPAKPLNAFDLLDRASDLGLEVVQYADNMPLDRYSEADHHKIYEIAQEKGLALELGTQCFDADQVDEYVEIGKRLHAKILRVALDEADGHIPVAELAEQLRPRVDRARAAGMKIAIENHFNYPSPRMVELLDAVNDDHLGVCLDVANSICANEWPEETIAMLAPYAINLHLKDYEITPDPYGVGFRIHGVPLGQGRAPIEWTLDQLKHCPSDMSVILEHWLMIDDAGLDAAISKEQPWIEQTVAAAKKFTEGR, translated from the coding sequence ATGAAACTCGGGCTAGGCAGCTATGCTTACCGTTGGTCTATCGGCATCAAGGATCAGGTTCCGGCCAAGCCGCTAAACGCGTTCGATCTGCTGGATCGCGCATCCGATCTGGGGCTGGAGGTCGTGCAATACGCCGACAACATGCCGCTGGACCGCTACAGCGAAGCCGACCACCACAAGATCTATGAAATCGCGCAGGAAAAAGGTCTCGCGCTCGAACTTGGCACCCAGTGTTTCGATGCCGATCAGGTCGATGAATACGTGGAAATCGGCAAGCGCCTTCACGCGAAAATCCTGCGGGTCGCTCTGGACGAAGCCGACGGACATATCCCCGTTGCCGAACTGGCCGAACAGCTCCGCCCTCGTGTTGATCGTGCCCGTGCAGCCGGTATGAAGATCGCGATCGAGAACCACTTCAACTACCCTTCCCCCCGCATGGTCGAGCTGCTGGACGCGGTGAACGATGACCATCTGGGCGTTTGTCTGGACGTTGCGAACTCGATCTGTGCCAACGAATGGCCGGAAGAGACCATCGCGATGCTTGCGCCCTATGCGATTAACCTGCACCTCAAAGACTACGAGATCACCCCCGATCCCTACGGCGTCGGGTTCCGCATCCACGGCGTTCCGCTCGGCCAAGGGCGCGCGCCGATCGAGTGGACACTTGACCAGCTCAAGCATTGCCCGTCCGATATGAGCGTGATCCTCGAACACTGGCTGATGATTGATGACGCCGGTCTGGACGCGGCGATCTCCAAAGAGCAACCGTGGATCGAACAGACGGTCGCTGCGGCCAAAAAATTTACCGAAGGACGTTAA
- a CDS encoding LysR family transcriptional regulator produces MSSDLNLNAMNHFEAVARLGGVSKAAEELGVSPSAVSQQIRQLEQQFGVRLFRREKRRMTLTLDGERLFQSTTQAFRLMRDVQSAIKRQRENRQFILRVSPSFAVRWLGPRVKSFLDSAPNWDLRIDAAPDFTDFETEVVDLDLRYGEGGWTGLHEDCVMHDCVLPMCSPQYLAELKQQSDSPIGQLLNARLIDSVKTHYRWDFWLARQGVMGERLVYPLRFDRSSMALQVARDGGGVVLESTTLAINELESGALVPLSNAFEVIRFPAYWIVCPPRHTSRRIVRLFTDWMRAEGQAHDALVQRVLDGLGCRSRDVTGRQVPGVEFIPPESE; encoded by the coding sequence ATGAGCAGCGATCTAAATCTCAATGCAATGAACCACTTCGAGGCCGTTGCCCGCCTCGGCGGGGTTTCGAAAGCGGCCGAAGAGCTTGGCGTGTCTCCCTCTGCGGTCAGCCAGCAGATCAGACAGCTCGAACAGCAGTTCGGAGTCCGCCTCTTTCGCCGCGAAAAGCGCCGCATGACATTGACGCTGGACGGCGAGCGCCTCTTCCAGTCGACGACTCAAGCGTTCCGCCTGATGCGGGACGTCCAGTCGGCCATCAAACGCCAGCGCGAAAACCGGCAGTTCATCCTGCGCGTTTCGCCCTCCTTTGCCGTGCGCTGGCTCGGGCCTCGGGTCAAATCCTTCCTCGACAGCGCGCCGAACTGGGATCTGAGGATCGACGCGGCGCCGGACTTTACCGATTTCGAGACCGAAGTCGTCGACCTTGATCTGCGCTATGGCGAGGGCGGCTGGACCGGCCTTCACGAAGACTGCGTGATGCACGACTGCGTGCTGCCCATGTGCTCGCCCCAATACCTTGCGGAACTCAAACAACAGTCGGACAGCCCCATCGGGCAGCTTCTGAACGCGCGTCTGATCGACTCGGTCAAAACACACTATCGCTGGGATTTCTGGCTGGCGCGTCAGGGCGTGATGGGTGAGCGGCTTGTTTATCCGCTGCGCTTCGACCGTTCGTCGATGGCGCTCCAAGTCGCCCGTGACGGTGGCGGCGTGGTGCTGGAAAGCACGACGCTCGCGATTAACGAACTGGAAAGCGGCGCGCTGGTGCCGCTGTCGAACGCGTTCGAGGTTATCCGCTTCCCCGCCTATTGGATCGTTTGTCCGCCACGCCACACCAGCCGCCGCATTGTCCGTCTCTTCACCGACTGGATGCGGGCTGAAGGTCAGGCGCATGACGCGCTGGTACAACGCGTGCTGGACGGCCTCGGCTGCCGGAGCCGCGATGTGACGGGCCGACAGGTACCCGGCGTCGAATTCATACCCCCTGAAAGCGAATGA
- a CDS encoding transketolase, whose translation MTIETAKQLANVSLERRAWGIRRKAVQMGQVQGQGYVGQALGVADVLAVSYFHALNLRPENPEWEGRDRFLLSIGHYAIALYAALIEAGVLPEDEIDTYGMDDSRMPMSGMASYTPGMEITGGSLGHGLGIAVGMALGLKRKGGDQFVYNLMSDGELGEGSTWEAVMSATQWKLDNLICIVDFNNQQADGPTRDALAVGAEAPKWSAFGWFAQEVDGNDMDALVAAFDAARNHEGTQPRVIICNTTMCKGVPFLEAREITHFVRVEADEWDKALAILDEGAPA comes from the coding sequence ATGACAATCGAAACAGCGAAACAGCTGGCCAATGTGTCACTGGAGCGACGCGCTTGGGGTATCCGGCGCAAAGCCGTGCAGATGGGCCAAGTCCAAGGACAGGGATATGTCGGGCAGGCGCTCGGCGTGGCCGATGTGCTGGCGGTTTCGTACTTCCATGCGCTGAACCTGCGTCCTGAAAACCCCGAATGGGAAGGCCGCGACCGTTTCCTTCTGTCCATCGGTCACTACGCGATCGCGCTCTATGCAGCGCTGATCGAGGCGGGCGTTCTGCCCGAAGACGAGATCGACACTTACGGCATGGATGACAGCCGGATGCCGATGTCCGGCATGGCGTCTTACACTCCGGGAATGGAGATCACGGGCGGATCGCTCGGTCATGGCCTCGGCATTGCTGTCGGCATGGCGCTCGGTCTGAAACGCAAGGGCGGCGACCAGTTCGTCTATAACCTGATGTCCGACGGTGAGCTGGGCGAGGGTTCGACGTGGGAGGCCGTTATGTCGGCGACCCAATGGAAGCTGGATAACCTGATCTGCATCGTCGATTTCAACAACCAGCAGGCCGACGGCCCGACCCGTGACGCACTGGCCGTTGGTGCCGAAGCGCCCAAATGGAGCGCGTTCGGCTGGTTCGCCCAAGAGGTCGACGGCAACGACATGGACGCTCTTGTGGCGGCCTTCGATGCGGCCCGCAATCATGAAGGCACCCAGCCGCGCGTCATCATCTGCAACACCACGATGTGCAAAGGCGTGCCGTTCCTCGAAGCCCGTGAAATCACCCACTTTGTCCGCGTCGAAGCGGATGAGTGGGACAAGGCTCTGGCCATTCTGGATGAAGGAGCTCCCGCATGA
- a CDS encoding TRAP transporter large permease, which yields MVKLLIWVFPIFLIISVPVAQAMLGATGIALWANGKPMAVMAQRLYSPTQSFPMLAIPFFILAGNLMMSGKFGEYLVNIAKLFVGRFKGGLAQVSIVGSVMFGGVSGSAVADASALGNALIPVQRREGYPAGFAAAVNASSSTVSVLIPPSIPLILYGLVSNTSIIDLFVAGIVPGVMLGIGMFSAVYFVSKKLNLPTAELPGGFRAYKSQLWHALPALAMPVFVIGTLRFGVATPTEVSVMAVAYALLVSGGIYRDLKLKDIWRAMIDTGVMTGAVMVIIMASNVIQWILTAERTPETLAMWVTSALSEPWMVIMAMNIIMLIVGTFLDLPAAVLLLGPLFVTIANAIGLDLVQLGLMMVVNLAIGLYTPPVGTTLFISAAIAQTSIGSVVRALFPFYAVGIVVLLLISYLPFLTIY from the coding sequence ATGGTCAAGCTTTTGATCTGGGTCTTTCCGATCTTCCTCATCATTTCCGTGCCTGTCGCCCAAGCCATGCTGGGCGCGACGGGCATCGCGCTCTGGGCCAACGGCAAGCCGATGGCTGTGATGGCGCAGCGCCTCTATTCGCCGACGCAGAGCTTCCCGATGCTTGCGATCCCGTTCTTTATTCTGGCGGGCAATCTGATGATGTCGGGCAAATTCGGCGAATACCTTGTGAATATTGCCAAGCTGTTCGTTGGCCGTTTCAAAGGTGGTCTGGCACAGGTTTCGATCGTCGGCTCGGTCATGTTTGGCGGCGTATCCGGCTCTGCCGTAGCGGACGCATCGGCACTCGGGAACGCGCTGATTCCCGTGCAACGCCGCGAAGGCTATCCCGCCGGTTTTGCGGCTGCCGTCAACGCGTCTTCCTCGACCGTTTCGGTGCTGATCCCGCCGTCGATCCCGCTGATCCTTTACGGTCTGGTGTCGAACACGTCGATCATCGACCTGTTTGTTGCGGGCATTGTTCCGGGTGTCATGCTGGGTATCGGCATGTTCAGCGCCGTTTACTTCGTATCGAAGAAGCTGAACCTGCCGACCGCTGAACTCCCCGGAGGTTTCCGCGCCTACAAATCGCAACTCTGGCACGCACTTCCCGCGCTCGCGATGCCTGTCTTCGTCATTGGCACCCTGCGCTTCGGCGTTGCGACTCCTACGGAGGTTTCCGTGATGGCGGTGGCCTACGCGCTCCTCGTGTCGGGCGGCATCTACCGCGACCTCAAGCTCAAGGACATCTGGCGCGCGATGATTGACACGGGTGTGATGACCGGTGCGGTGATGGTCATCATCATGGCTTCGAACGTGATCCAGTGGATCCTGACCGCCGAGCGCACGCCCGAAACGCTCGCGATGTGGGTGACCAGTGCGCTGAGCGAGCCGTGGATGGTCATTATGGCTATGAACATCATCATGCTGATCGTCGGCACCTTCCTTGATCTGCCTGCTGCGGTTCTGCTGCTCGGCCCGCTGTTTGTGACCATCGCGAACGCCATCGGCCTCGATTTGGTGCAGCTGGGCCTGATGATGGTCGTGAACCTCGCTATCGGCCTCTACACGCCTCCGGTCGGGACGACACTGTTCATATCGGCCGCGATTGCGCAGACGAGTATAGGGTCAGTCGTCAGGGCGCTGTTCCCATTCTACGCAGTCGGGATCGTGGTGCTATTGCTGATATCGTATCTGCCGTTCCTGACGATCTACTGA
- a CDS encoding TRAP transporter substrate-binding protein: MKTTFKTAILGATILATAAPAFAEEIIFAHGANPGNPRYAAAEMFGALVPACTGGETTVNVAPSATMGNDVEMLTSTAAGIIQISANSQGPLSQIVPEAGMLGLPFLFEDLPTVWSVVDGEVGQMIDEKAQNAGLKILTFWDNGIRQVSHTSKNVPTPADLAGMQIRTPSDEVTIATFEALGASPAPLAWSELPTALQSGVFEGQENPLTNIYSAKLHEITPYITLTGHKYESTPVVASLMWWSSLDEDTQSCIENAAKEAGWYQRGLSLTQSNELRATMEAEGAIFAEVEDRQAFIDATASVYETYEAQFGDLIAALREAAQ; the protein is encoded by the coding sequence ATGAAAACGACTTTCAAGACCGCGATCCTTGGCGCGACTATTCTGGCAACCGCTGCACCTGCTTTTGCTGAAGAGATCATCTTTGCCCACGGTGCGAACCCGGGTAACCCGCGCTACGCGGCTGCCGAAATGTTCGGCGCACTGGTTCCGGCCTGTACCGGCGGCGAGACCACTGTGAACGTTGCTCCGTCGGCGACCATGGGTAACGACGTCGAGATGCTGACGTCGACCGCAGCGGGCATCATCCAGATTTCCGCAAACAGCCAAGGCCCGCTTTCGCAGATCGTTCCCGAAGCCGGTATGCTCGGCCTGCCGTTCCTGTTCGAAGACCTGCCGACCGTCTGGTCCGTGGTTGACGGCGAAGTCGGCCAGATGATCGACGAGAAGGCCCAGAACGCTGGCCTCAAGATCCTCACCTTCTGGGACAACGGCATCCGTCAGGTCAGCCACACCAGCAAGAACGTCCCGACCCCCGCGGACCTCGCCGGTATGCAGATCCGCACCCCGTCGGACGAAGTGACCATCGCCACCTTCGAAGCTCTCGGCGCATCGCCTGCTCCGCTCGCATGGTCGGAACTGCCGACCGCGCTTCAGTCGGGCGTGTTCGAAGGTCAGGAAAACCCGCTGACCAACATCTACTCGGCAAAGCTGCACGAGATCACCCCGTACATCACGCTGACCGGCCACAAGTACGAGTCGACTCCGGTCGTCGCGTCGCTGATGTGGTGGTCGTCGCTCGACGAAGACACCCAGTCGTGCATCGAGAACGCCGCGAAAGAAGCCGGTTGGTACCAGCGTGGTCTGTCGCTGACCCAAAGCAATGAGCTGCGCGCAACCATGGAAGCCGAAGGCGCCATCTTCGCTGAAGTCGAAGACCGTCAGGCATTCATCGACGCGACCGCCTCGGTTTATGAAACCTACGAAGCCCAGTTCGGCGATCTGATCGCTGCTCTGCGTGAGGCTGCGCAGTGA
- a CDS encoding RsmB/NOP family class I SAM-dependent RNA methyltransferase, giving the protein MERRSEYTSRHSSEIDIVTPAAARLQAILDLFTATEAESRPVDAVTSAWLRGRRDIGDEDRGTILDTLYDLLRHRARLTWWLEKFGREATARNQFLAWLVLAERRPAEEIKRLLGEEPQDGSLLNKLHGHTMEHPEMPEAVLLECPAWAEPSLRARFGDRFAPEMNALLTPPPFDLRVNPIKATREGVLKQLSKLGLPAEPTPLAPHGIRLAEKFALSRLPALKTGEVEIQDEGSQLVAQLVDAQPGDRVVDFCAGAGGKTLAMAAQMNNKGRIIACDVNEGRLKRCSERVRSAGMHNVETKLLGSEADKWVKRKKLGFDRVLIDAPCSGTGTWRRNPDTRWRDEGGLEHLTALQSRILASAARLVKEGGRLVYATCSMLLEENEAQVEAFLKAFPAFKLVPLAEVAPDLPQTGDYLSLTPAQHDTDGFFAAVMTRTPA; this is encoded by the coding sequence CAGCGAGATTGATATCGTGACCCCAGCCGCCGCCCGCCTGCAAGCCATCCTTGACCTGTTCACCGCCACCGAGGCCGAAAGCCGCCCCGTGGATGCGGTCACTTCCGCCTGGCTGCGCGGTCGCCGTGATATCGGTGATGAGGATCGCGGCACCATTCTGGACACGCTCTACGACCTGCTGCGCCACCGCGCGCGGCTGACGTGGTGGCTGGAGAAATTCGGCCGCGAGGCTACCGCCCGCAACCAGTTCCTTGCATGGCTGGTGCTGGCCGAACGCCGCCCCGCCGAAGAGATCAAGCGCCTGCTGGGTGAAGAGCCGCAGGACGGCTCGCTGCTGAACAAGCTCCACGGTCACACCATGGAGCATCCCGAAATGCCCGAGGCCGTGCTGCTCGAATGCCCCGCATGGGCCGAGCCGTCGCTTCGCGCGCGTTTCGGGGACCGCTTCGCGCCCGAGATGAATGCGCTTCTGACGCCGCCGCCCTTCGATCTGCGGGTCAACCCGATCAAAGCAACGCGAGAAGGCGTGCTGAAGCAACTGTCCAAGCTGGGCCTACCCGCCGAGCCTACGCCCCTCGCCCCGCACGGCATCCGCTTGGCCGAGAAATTCGCGCTCTCCCGCCTGCCCGCGCTGAAAACGGGCGAGGTCGAAATTCAGGACGAAGGCTCGCAGCTTGTCGCGCAACTCGTGGACGCCCAGCCCGGCGACCGCGTGGTCGATTTCTGCGCCGGTGCGGGTGGCAAAACCCTCGCGATGGCCGCGCAGATGAACAACAAGGGCCGGATCATCGCCTGCGACGTGAACGAAGGCCGCTTGAAGCGGTGTTCGGAACGGGTCCGCAGCGCGGGAATGCACAACGTCGAGACAAAGCTCCTCGGATCGGAAGCCGACAAGTGGGTCAAGCGCAAGAAGCTCGGCTTCGACCGCGTTCTGATCGACGCACCGTGTAGCGGCACAGGCACGTGGCGGCGCAATCCCGACACCCGTTGGCGCGACGAAGGGGGCCTCGAACATCTGACCGCCCTGCAATCGCGCATCCTCGCCAGCGCCGCGCGTCTGGTGAAGGAAGGCGGGCGGCTGGTCTATGCGACCTGCTCCATGCTGCTCGAAGAGAATGAGGCGCAGGTGGAGGCATTCCTCAAAGCCTTTCCCGCGTTCAAACTGGTCCCGCTGGCCGAGGTCGCGCCCGATCTTCCGCAGACGGGAGATTATCTGTCCTTGACGCCTGCGCAGCATGACACGGACGGTTTCTTCGCCGCCGTGATGACCCGCACCCCCGCATAA
- a CDS encoding TRAP transporter small permease, producing the protein MSRLLTKAMDLVDKVIEWSGAVIIFGTLLTTFLALLVNVVLRYVFGDGITWAYEIHSILFPWLVAGGIAIASVRARHIAVDVLVYVLPVPLRRVLAILVNILICAIAVTVVHTSQPIINASKFQKLSEIPVTQYWGYLSLYYAFVCMAINAALNVVRLIIGGQANADDSQVSYS; encoded by the coding sequence ATGAGCCGCCTCCTGACCAAGGCAATGGACCTCGTGGATAAGGTCATCGAATGGTCGGGCGCGGTGATCATCTTCGGCACGCTGCTGACGACATTCCTCGCGCTTTTGGTAAACGTCGTCCTACGCTACGTGTTCGGTGACGGCATTACGTGGGCCTACGAAATCCACTCGATCCTGTTCCCGTGGCTCGTTGCGGGCGGTATCGCCATTGCCTCGGTTCGTGCGCGTCACATCGCGGTCGATGTTCTGGTCTATGTGCTTCCGGTGCCCCTGCGCCGTGTGCTCGCCATTCTGGTGAATATCCTGATCTGCGCGATTGCGGTGACGGTCGTTCACACCAGCCAACCGATCATCAACGCGTCGAAATTCCAGAAACTGTCCGAGATCCCCGTGACGCAATACTGGGGCTACCTCAGCCTTTATTATGCATTCGTCTGCATGGCGATCAATGCCGCGCTGAATGTGGTGCGTCTCATCATCGGCGGTCAGGCAAACGCTGACGATAGCCAAGTCAGCTACAGCTAA
- a CDS encoding YgiQ family radical SAM protein → MNQMMTAPKYIGGRAAPFLPMTRAEMTRLGWDECDIILVTGDAYVDHPSFGMALIGRLLEVEGYRVGIISQPDWQSADAFKELGRPRLFFGVTGGNLDSMVNRYTSDRKLRSDDAYTAGGEGGKRPDRCTIVYTQRCREAYKDVPVILGGIEASLRRIAHYDYWSDKVRRSILADAKADLLVYGNAERAIVELANRIAQGEVAKEIDDVRGVALFRSVPEDYQELPADDLDSADEAATRHPGKTVIRLPSFEVVEKDKDAYARASRVLHREANPGNARPLVQRHGDRDLWLNPPPIPLKSEEMDAVYDLPYARIPHPSYMDAKVPAYEMIKASVTIMRGCFGGCTFCSITEHEGRVIQNRSEASILREIELIRDKTPGFKGVISDVGGPTANMYRMACKDPNIEKNCRLPSCVFPDICPNLNTSHDDLIQLYRKVREVDGIKKVMVASGVRYDLAVRSPEYVEELVTHHVGGYLKIAPEHTERGPLDVMMKPGIGTYDKFKEMFDAAAEKAGKKYYLIPYFIAAHPGTTDEDMMNLALWLKKNRYRADQVQTFLPSPMATATAMYHTGVNTLRGVRRGGGEKVDTVRGGRQRRIHKAFLRYHDPDNWPLLREALKSMGRADLIGPRPDQLIPAHQPVGTGSGNGKGPKKFGNRSSSRPNSRPMKFTTKGNQYPSKPKKK, encoded by the coding sequence ATGAACCAGATGATGACGGCCCCCAAGTATATTGGCGGAAGAGCAGCGCCATTCCTTCCGATGACCCGCGCAGAGATGACGCGGCTCGGATGGGACGAGTGTGACATTATCCTTGTCACCGGCGACGCCTATGTGGACCACCCCAGCTTTGGCATGGCGCTGATCGGGCGTTTGCTGGAGGTCGAGGGCTACCGCGTCGGTATCATCTCGCAGCCCGATTGGCAGTCTGCCGATGCGTTCAAGGAACTGGGCCGCCCGCGTTTGTTCTTTGGTGTGACCGGCGGTAACCTCGACTCGATGGTTAACCGCTACACCTCGGACCGCAAACTGCGCAGCGACGACGCCTATACGGCGGGCGGCGAGGGGGGCAAGCGTCCCGACCGCTGCACGATCGTTTACACCCAGCGTTGCCGCGAAGCGTATAAGGACGTGCCTGTAATCCTCGGGGGGATCGAGGCTTCGCTGCGCCGCATTGCCCATTATGACTACTGGTCGGATAAGGTCCGCCGCTCGATCCTCGCAGATGCGAAGGCCGATCTGCTGGTCTATGGCAACGCCGAGCGCGCGATTGTCGAACTGGCGAACCGTATCGCGCAGGGCGAAGTCGCCAAGGAAATCGACGACGTGCGTGGTGTCGCGCTGTTCCGCTCGGTGCCCGAAGACTATCAGGAACTGCCTGCCGATGACCTCGATAGCGCCGACGAGGCCGCGACCCGTCACCCTGGCAAGACCGTCATTCGCCTGCCGTCCTTCGAGGTGGTGGAAAAGGACAAAGACGCCTACGCCCGCGCGTCGCGTGTTCTGCACCGCGAAGCCAATCCGGGTAACGCGCGTCCGCTGGTCCAACGCCACGGCGACCGCGATCTGTGGCTGAACCCGCCGCCGATCCCGCTGAAGTCCGAGGAAATGGACGCGGTCTACGACCTGCCCTATGCGCGCATCCCGCACCCGTCCTACATGGACGCGAAAGTACCCGCCTACGAGATGATCAAGGCGTCGGTCACGATCATGCGCGGCTGCTTTGGCGGCTGTACCTTCTGTTCGATCACCGAGCACGAAGGCCGCGTGATCCAGAACCGCTCCGAAGCGTCGATCCTGCGCGAGATCGAACTGATCCGCGACAAGACGCCGGGCTTCAAGGGCGTCATTTCGGACGTGGGCGGCCCGACCGCCAACATGTACCGGATGGCCTGCAAAGATCCGAACATCGAAAAGAACTGCCGCCTGCCGTCCTGCGTGTTCCCTGACATCTGTCCGAACCTGAACACCTCGCACGACGACCTGATCCAGCTGTACCGCAAGGTCCGCGAAGTCGACGGTATCAAGAAGGTCATGGTTGCTTCGGGCGTGCGCTACGACCTTGCCGTCCGCAGCCCCGAGTACGTCGAAGAACTGGTGACGCACCACGTCGGCGGTTACCTCAAAATTGCGCCGGAACACACCGAGCGCGGGCCGCTCGACGTCATGATGAAGCCGGGCATCGGGACTTATGACAAGTTCAAGGAAATGTTCGACGCCGCTGCCGAGAAGGCGGGCAAGAAGTACTATCTGATCCCGTACTTCATCGCCGCCCACCCCGGAACGACGGACGAGGACATGATGAACCTCGCGCTGTGGCTCAAGAAAAACCGCTACCGCGCCGATCAGGTGCAGACCTTCCTGCCGTCTCCGATGGCGACCGCGACCGCGATGTACCACACGGGCGTCAACACGCTGCGCGGTGTGCGCCGAGGCGGCGGAGAAAAGGTTGATACCGTCCGCGGTGGTCGTCAGCGCCGTATCCATAAGGCGTTCCTGCGCTACCACGACCCCGACAACTGGCCGCTGCTGCGCGAGGCGCTGAAATCCATGGGCCGCGCCGATCTGATCGGGCCGCGTCCGGACCAGCTGATCCCTGCGCACCAGCCCGTTGGTACGGGTTCGGGCAACGGCAAGGGGCCAAAGAAGTTCGGCAACCGCTCCAGCAGCCGACCCAATTCGCGGCCAATGAAGTTCACGACGAAGGGCAACCAGTACCCGTCGAAACCCAAGAAAAAATAA
- a CDS encoding transketolase family protein, with amino-acid sequence MTANARARKYEPRQAPQTKVATSAMIASLAAEGYDTVAAPFGQALNEVAAKDDRIVGLSADLAKYTDLHIFAQANPDRFYQMGMAEQLLFSAAAGMAHEGYVPFATTYAVFASRRAYDFICMAIAEENLPVKIVCGLPGLTTGYGPSHQATEDLAIFRGLPNMTIIDPADATDVAQMVPAMVDHNGPVYARLLRGKVPSVLTRYKPDYQFKLGKAQMIREGGDVLVVTSGIMTMRALDAAELLAKDGIDVAVLHCPTIKPLDTETIITEARKGRLLVTAENHTVIGGLGEAVATSLLTAGVTPTFRQIGLPDQFLEAGALPTLHDMYGLSTAKVAEQIRGWL; translated from the coding sequence ATGACCGCCAACGCACGCGCCCGCAAATACGAGCCGCGTCAGGCTCCGCAAACCAAGGTCGCAACGAGCGCGATGATCGCGTCGCTGGCCGCCGAAGGGTATGACACCGTTGCGGCTCCGTTCGGTCAAGCGTTGAACGAAGTTGCTGCGAAGGACGACCGCATTGTTGGCCTGTCGGCTGACCTCGCGAAATACACCGACCTGCACATCTTTGCGCAGGCCAACCCCGACCGGTTCTACCAAATGGGTATGGCGGAGCAGCTGTTGTTCTCGGCCGCGGCGGGCATGGCGCACGAAGGCTATGTGCCTTTCGCCACGACCTACGCCGTCTTCGCGTCGCGCCGCGCTTACGACTTTATCTGCATGGCGATTGCCGAGGAAAACCTCCCCGTCAAAATCGTCTGCGGCCTGCCGGGCCTCACCACAGGCTACGGCCCTAGCCACCAAGCGACCGAGGATCTCGCGATCTTCCGCGGTCTGCCGAACATGACGATCATTGATCCGGCGGATGCGACGGACGTGGCGCAGATGGTGCCCGCGATGGTCGACCACAACGGGCCGGTCTACGCCCGTCTGTTGCGCGGCAAGGTGCCTTCGGTACTGACCCGCTACAAGCCTGACTACCAGTTCAAACTGGGCAAGGCGCAGATGATCCGCGAAGGCGGCGACGTGCTGGTCGTCACTTCCGGCATCATGACGATGCGCGCGCTCGACGCCGCCGAACTGCTGGCGAAGGACGGGATCGACGTGGCGGTGCTGCACTGCCCGACGATCAAGCCGCTGGATACCGAAACAATCATTACCGAGGCCCGCAAAGGGCGGCTCTTGGTGACTGCCGAAAACCACACGGTGATCGGCGGGTTGGGCGAGGCTGTTGCTACCTCTCTCCTGACTGCTGGCGTCACACCGACGTTCCGGCAGATCGGCCTCCCCGATCAGTTTCTCGAGGCCGGCGCACTGCCGACCTTGCACGACATGTACGGCCTGAGCACCGCGAAGGTCGCCGAACAGATCCGCGGCTGGCTCTGA